Genomic segment of Eretmochelys imbricata isolate rEreImb1 chromosome 11, rEreImb1.hap1, whole genome shotgun sequence:
TGACCCTACAGAATAAGTACTGTTGAAAGGTATAAAGAACAATACTAAGACAAACAATCCTGGATATTTGCATCTGGGCCAATACACACTTGAGTGCATATTGTAAATATGGGCATAGAGAAATCATTTCTAACCTCATAGGTAGATGGATAAAACTTTATGCAGAGAAAAACAGCTTACAGAGAATTCGCTGATATACATGAACTGTGGGGTTTTGCAAAGAGGACTTACTGTTTGTAAAAGCTTTGTGGGTGCTTTTAGGTCGATTGGAAATGTTGGTATAATATACCCATTAACCACAGCACAGGCAATGAGGGGTTAAATTAATGCTAGATTTAGTAGTGCTTTTTTGATATGGACACTGAGTCATCAATTGTGTGTAACTTAAATGAGAACAATTAAGCCATAAAACACCTGATGGAACCTTATCTCTGCCCTAACTGTAGACAGACATGGTTACTGCTGTGACATATGATGAAAAAAGCATTTGTAATTTCTGAGTGAATTACAACCCTCATATTGTAGGTCATAAGATCATCAACAGAGGAACAGGCTATGGGGGACTCTCTGCAAGGAGAGAACACTCCCCACAATCTGTAAAGCACacagctcctgtgccccagaggAGCCTAAGGCCAGGCTGGTAGATCTACAGCAATGGGAATTCACCAGCAAGTTCTTGTATACACCCACCTAAAATGAGGGAGAAACAGCAGCTCTGAGAACTATAGCCGTTTTCCTGACACTCCGTGACCTGAGGAGAAGATTCTGTTCACAATCCACCCTCCCAGAGCACGGATTGTTTGCTCTGTTTTAGGATGTAGCGTCATTAAGATTAATTTACCTGAAATTTTTCCAAGTGCTTTTCTATGCTTGGGGAAATAGAAAGCATAAAGCGCTTTTCATTTATGCAGAAAGGATGCTTTGTACGTCTCATACAGTTGTCAGCAACTAGAACAAAGAATTCAAAAGTGAGAAATAAAATTAATACTATCTAAGGTGTATTTTTAAGCACATCAGAAACAAGACCAATCATTTTAGTATATAGTTAGAAAccaaatacaattttttaaagtttactatTTGGAAATTGGAATTGACATTTGTGACAAAACAGATGTTAATTAACTGTCCACTAAAGTTCGTGGATCAAATCTACAGCTGATGTAAGTTAATGCAGatccactgattttagtggagtttcacccattgacaccagctgagaatctgggtaACTTTCAATGGCATGACATGACAAGTATATTTTCCCACTTTTCTCTTTCCTGTAAAATGAAGTCCAGTAATGCAAAGGCAAAAGAAGTTTTGAATACTGTAATGTGAGGGCAAATATCAAAGCTTACAAGCTGTGTATGAATTCATATTTGATCCAAAAGGAATGTGATTAAACACAGGTGTGTTTAAAGACCTATGGGCCTGAGTCTCTTCTCATTTATAGTTGAATAAATAAGGAATAATTCAGCTGAAGTCCGTGCAGTTCCACCAGGGCAAAAACAATATAgatgagtggagaatcaggccctgtaactTTAGCTAACAAGATGTTGCATAAAATACCTCCAGGTTTGAGGAATGTAATAATGGCTGTGCGAGACCTTCTGTCATATCTCACATCCTttacttctcctcctccttgtttGGATTTGTAGAAATTCAATTCTAATTTATCTCTGATCCACTCATCAGGTATTGGTAGATCTGGTACTTCAGAAATATTGATCTTCTCTCCAGAAATTGTGACATGGAGCTAACAAAAAACAGACTTTATTTTCTTTATGTGCTACAGTACCCGTTCGATACAGTTTTTGAAAACAAAGGTACATATTCTTGAAGTATCTCAAAAGATTTTATATTGACCTGTCAATTACCTCAAATTTGACTCCTGTTTCTAGTGTAACCGGCATTGCTTTCAACTCTATCTTTTCATTATCCAGGCTCACAGTATGCTTACCTCTTCTTATCAGTTTCTGGGCAACTGCAAGGGAAATTAAGAAGATTTTCAGGTAGCTTTACACTAATGAAAAGTACTCCCTAGTGCCCTTAGCCAAAAATCTCTTTAGCATCACTAAaagtgaaataaatgggagtgcggtgcctaagtgcttttgaaaatcccactaggcacctatctgcttCGTTACGTgttaaaatacctttttaaaaatctcgcCACTGTATGTAATGTGCATCACTAGTAAAGTATTTTAGGATTGTCAGTATGAAAGATGCTATCCCTATATACAATATTATGGCTAAATCGCTACCagtatgaaacattttgattccaGCTAAGAGTTAATTGAGAAATAAGGCAGGCTCTTGCTTTATGTGAAATTTTATTTACTAGTTTGCAGACAAACTGTTCTGTTTAATTTAAATCTGGATCAACTAAGTTCTAACCTCCAACTCTACTGTAGGCTCGGGTTGCCTGCATTTTAATGGGGCACAGCTGTGTCTGAAGGAGGCTGATGTAGGGAAAACTGCCCTATATCATTGGCATGGATTTACTAATATTGACTATAAGTCTGTACATTAATGTTGTGAAAGATAACAttgactgatccaaagcccactgaaatctgCAGAAAGACTTGCACTGATCTCCATGGGCTGTAGATCAGGTCTCATCCCTCTGTGAGGTAGGATCTATGTAATTGAGGGTAGACTGTTGGTATTCTGTCAGCTGAGTTTAATTGGACTAGAGCTGATGCTGACATAGTGGGCAAAATTCTACTCTCACAAGGTGCAGTTGTCTAACTCTGTGCATCCATCTGAGTGACTGGGCTCTGAATGTAGAGAAAGTGGGATAGTCTCAATATTGTTTTCAACTTTAtttgggttttagcccacgaaagcttatgctcaaatacatttgttagtctctaaggtgccgcaagtactcctgttgtttttgcagatacagactaacacggctgctactcttaaacTTTATTTGTGATACCATGAAAACGTTTGCATCTAGGCTGAGAGCCAGATTCTGGTGCTCTTACTCACTGTAAGCAggttccccctccagccctggaaACCCAAGCTAGTAAGCCCTCCTGCTGATCAAATAAATTGTTGTTTAACCCCATATCCCTTGCTGTTAACGTGAAATACATTACTAGTTATAATTAAAATATGGACCATACCATCCTCCTCTTCAAAAGTGAGAAGAGCTTGTCTTTGCTGCAATCTGAATGGAATTTTTGCAGCTATGTGAAAAAGGCAGCAAGTATTCAAAAATGTGTCATCACTCTCAGCATTTTTCATCCCAGTAAACttcattgtctttttctgtatctCTCTTTTAATCTAATATTGTAGGATCAAGACAGGAAATGACAaagtttaaataatttattaagcaactgaaaaaatgtACAGTATGCATCTTGCCTCACTCTgcagtattcttttttttttttaaggctaatATACAGTAGGGCTGAATTCACCACTGATGTAACTggactgaagcaggaccaagtgaacctagaccattcctgacaggtgtgtgtctatcctgttcttaaaaacttccagtggtGGGGATTCCCCAACCTCCCTTGGATCCTATGTCCCCCTAAGGAGTTTGGTCTGTAAGCTTTTACTTTTCCTCTCCAATAAACTTTGAGCACAAACTTGTCCTTAGGTACTAAAACTCCAGTTGAAGTAAATAGGGATTCTacctgcaggatcagagctttgATTTGTAGAACTTTTAACACCAAAGGAAGTACAAAACATTGTGCAAAAGCAGATATCACAAAGCAGTTTATGGTTACTGTTTGTGCTGTATTGACTGTAGCTCTTTGGTGATAGGAGGCCTGCTAAAATTGCCTTGCATGTTACTAACTTAGCCAAATAAACATGAATGTTACAGTGCTTCATAACATTTGCAGCAGTGTAGCCAAAAGAGAGTTCTGATTCTGAACTCACCTATATTATACCaatataattccattgacttcaaatgattTGCATGCTATAAGGGAGATCAAAATTAGGCTGCATGCAATTTGGGAAAACTAAAGTTACAAtcatgtttttttctgtaatggACAAGTCCCTTTTCTTTCGACACCCCTTTCTGACAGAGATATAAAATATGAACTCATGAAAATGTTatgcacttttttctttttctttcaattttgtcctgatctttctttctttcttgtatcTTCCAGTTTCACATTTCCATTTTTCCCCTCAGCATCAAGTGCATTTATTAACTTTGCCAGATAGAGAATGAGAAGGAAAGCAATAGCTGAATTTCATACTGAACtcaatggagctacacagatttacaAAACTGATGATCTAGCCCGTAGAGTTTAGAAATTCAGAAGTAAATATGTCCATTTGAAAGCTATATTGTAAATATTTCAAATAGCAATTACCCGAAAATCCTGTGAAAGCTTTGAACTCTTTGCTGCAAGGTCATCTCTGAGCTTCTGAATCTCCCTCTGCAGCTCAATATTTTGTTGCTTTACTACAGTAAGATTTCTCTGCAgattacaaaaatatatatatataaaatgcataATATGTAGAAGAGTCAAACTCTGGACTTCAGTAAAAAGTAGTAGGCCCTAGAAATTGGAAAATGAATTTCCGTTTTTAATCTTTTGCTAAAAATAACCAACCACGCAACTATCAATGGCATGAACAATTATGAGATAGATTAAAGCAATGGTACAAATTACTATCCAGTAGGTAAGTTTGCTGTCCAAGGAACAGCTTCATTCAACTTAAATGAGAAAAGTAAGATTTCAGAAACATTTACATACCATCATAAACTTACACTGCACTTTACACAGTTAGGCCCTGAACTTTCATATACACAAGAAGAATTTATACATGTGAACAGCCTTGTTTAGTTCAGTGAAATTAACTGTGTGCATTAAATTATTCATGTGCAGGATGGGGTCCTAGATAATCTATattccctgtcctgaagagtttagaAACTGAGGGCCAGttcctggccccctcccactccactctcttTATGCCACTCAAGAGGTAAAAAGGGAGCAGAAATCAGCTGCATTTCTACAGCTGGGGATTTCATAGGTGTAGGGGAATCCTGAGTGTGATAAAGCCAATGTAACCAGCTCCCATGCTAGCTGTCTTGCGGTGCTCGGCGTAGGGAGCACATCAAGATTAGAAAGGGGACAGTGATGGCAGAAGTGATGGCAGAAGTGATGAGCTCCAGTTATCCTGAACTATTGGGTGGCTCCTTTAGTGCCATTATCAGCTCATGGCATTTACAACAGTTCCCAGATTGCTCTAATATCTACCGTTGATGTTgaaaacagaagttatgggtttgatgTAGAAATTACAGGGTAAGGGTCTATGCCCTGTCTTGTGCAGGTCAAACTAGGTGATCATAAAGGTgccttctgactttaaaatctatgaatccatgatCAGAGAACCACAGTAGCTCTCTGAGACATCCCAAAGAGCAGAATGAGTACAGCAGAGGATTTGGGctttagagcctgattctgcaaatgctTGTGCATCTAAGTGACTTTACcaatgaataatcccattgactttggctGGAAGTACGTACAtatgtaaagttactcacatgtgtaaagtgTTTTCAGGATTAGGCTCCAAATAAGATAAGACACAGAATGATGACAAAGCACAGAGGATATAGATTATTGATAAGAGAAAAAAAGGATTGCTTGAAATAGAGAGTTTTAAGTGGGGATCTGAAAGAGGACAGTGAAAGCACTTGTAGGATGAGGACAGGGTATTCCAGGTGTAGTTACAAGCACAAAGCTgagtagaaaaaagaaaaagggcacAGTGAAGTAAGAGGACTGGGAGGAACATAAGGCGGAAGTAACAACAGAGATGTAGAATGAGGCAAAACTGTGTAGAGCCATGAAAATGAGGACAAAGAGCTTGAATTTCATATATTTGGCTACTTACATTCTACTATGTCTGAAGTTCTCTGTAAATTAATAATGTACcagcaaaacaa
This window contains:
- the NMI gene encoding N-myc-interactor isoform X1; amino-acid sequence: MDLTSELDSLKDDSMDLKVTDHSGTQTDEVDNLKEELEKWKERLEKAEKQKDELLLLKLSADEKRDQAQDELRKLMHFEEEQYKESIIRKENQERNLTVVKQQNIELQREIQKLRDDLAAKSSKLSQDFRIKREIQKKTMKFTGMKNAESDDTFLNTCCLFHIAAKIPFRLQQRQALLTFEEEDVAQKLIRRGKHTVSLDNEKIELKAMPVTLETGVKFELHVTISGEKINISEVPDLPIPDEWIRDKLELNFYKSKQGGGEVKDVRYDRRSRTAIITFLKPGVADNCMRRTKHPFCINEKRFMLSISPSIEKHLEKFQVFSGISKRTILLSEIQEVEEDEESMQDMIEIHFQKPSNDGGEIENIKYVATGTKLAYFEEDTENVA
- the NMI gene encoding N-myc-interactor isoform X2, translated to MDLTSELDSLKDDSMDLKVTDHSGTQTDEVDNLKEELEKWKERLEKAEKQKDELLLLKLSADEKRDQAQDELRKLMHFEEEQYKESIIRKENQERNLTVVKQQNIELQREIQKLRDDLAAKSSKLSQDFRIKREIQKKTMKFTGMKNAESDDTFLNTCCLFHIAAKIPFRLQQRQALLTFEEEDVAQKLIRRGKHTVSLDNEKIELKAMPVTLETGVKFELHVTISGEKINISEVPDLPIPDEWIRDKLELNFYKSKQGGGEVKDVRYDRRSRTAIITFLKPGVADNCMRRTKHPFCINEKRFMLSISPSIEKHLEKFQVTECQENGYSSQSCCFSLILGIFWDFQEDHTAVRNSRG